Proteins co-encoded in one Campylobacter jejuni genomic window:
- the flgQ gene encoding flagellar assembly protein FlgQ, which yields MERIVCLLIFLSFKLFAQDEFIFWAELSSKNFILFHQNQNLSLAMTQSENVEEQWVCEISYSDQDLKVLPRTSLGLIDDNMLKTIKFNFLNSHKDELSDCFIGAKISVKDIVNTDLLRAQSETYIKILPLRFTVEFGEQNAIIYYLKKK from the coding sequence GTGGAAAGAATTGTTTGCTTATTAATTTTTCTTAGCTTTAAGCTTTTTGCCCAAGATGAATTTATTTTTTGGGCAGAGCTTTCTAGTAAAAATTTCATTCTCTTTCATCAAAATCAAAATTTATCCTTAGCAATGACGCAAAGTGAAAATGTTGAAGAACAATGGGTATGTGAAATTTCTTATAGTGATCAAGATTTAAAAGTTTTACCTCGAACTTCTTTAGGATTAATTGATGATAATATGCTAAAAACAATTAAATTTAATTTTTTAAATTCTCATAAAGATGAGTTAAGTGATTGCTTTATAGGAGCTAAAATCAGTGTTAAGGATATTGTTAATACCGACTTATTACGTGCTCAAAGTGAAACTTATATTAAAATTTTACCCTTGCGTTTTACCGTGGAATTTGGCGAACAAAATGCGATAATTTATTATCTTAAAAAAAAGTAA
- the flgP gene encoding flagellar assembly lipoprotein FlgP, protein MKKIYFMLAIAGIFAGCVPSANSTTKNSSANSTAPSQDVIVQKVDKDDVRDIIREEKMLAPDASETELSFTAVGEGIAPMNTVSTAQALALAKRAAITDAYRQLASKLYGVKVNGKDTVKDAMLRSSTITAQVNGLIKNASIIDENFNQGLYRVNLELKIDADKWKELFAY, encoded by the coding sequence ATGAAAAAAATTTATTTTATGCTAGCAATAGCAGGAATTTTCGCTGGTTGTGTACCAAGTGCAAACAGTACAACTAAAAATTCAAGTGCAAATAGCACTGCTCCATCTCAAGATGTTATCGTGCAAAAAGTCGACAAAGATGATGTGCGTGATATTATCAGAGAAGAAAAAATGTTAGCTCCAGACGCTAGTGAAACGGAACTTAGTTTTACAGCAGTTGGTGAAGGGATTGCTCCGATGAATACAGTTTCTACTGCTCAAGCCCTAGCTTTAGCAAAAAGAGCAGCGATTACAGATGCTTACAGACAGCTTGCAAGTAAGCTTTATGGTGTGAAAGTGAATGGTAAAGACACTGTAAAAGATGCAATGCTTAGAAGTTCAACTATTACTGCGCAAGTAAATGGTTTGATAAAAAATGCAAGTATTATTGATGAGAATTTTAATCAAGGGCTTTATAGAGTAAACTTAGAACTTAAAATCGATGCAGACAAGTGGAAAGAATTGTTTGCTTATTAA
- the gyrA gene encoding DNA topoisomerase (ATP-hydrolyzing) subunit A: MENIFSKDSDIELVDIENSIKSSYLDYSMSVIIGRALPDARDGLKPVHRRILYAMQNDEAKSRTDFVKSARIVGAVIGRYHPHGDTAVYDALVRMAQDFSMRYPSITGQGNFGSIDGDSAAAMRYTEAKMSKLSHELLKDIDKDTVDFVPNYDGSESEPDVLPSRVPNLLLNGSSGIAVGMATNIPPHSLNELIDGLLYLLDNKDASLEEIMQFIKGPDFPTGGIIYGKKGIIEAYRTGRGRVKVRAKTHIEKKTNKDVIVIDELPYQTNKARLIEQIAELVKERQIEGISEVRDESNKEGIRVVIELKREAMSEIVLNNLFKSTTMESTFGVIMLAIHNKEPKIFSLLELLNLFLTHRKTVIIRRTIFELQKARARAHILEGLKIALDNIDEVIALIKNSSDNNTARDSLVAKFGLSELQANAILDMKLGRLTGLEREKIENELAELMKEIARLEEILKSETLLENLIRDELKEIRSKFDVPRITQIEDDYDDIDIEDLIPNENMVVTITHRGYIKRVPSKQYEKQKRGGKGKLAVTTYDDDFIESFFTANTHDTLMFVTDRGQLYWLKVYKIPEGSRTAKGKAVVNLINLQAEEKIMAIIPTTDFDESKSLCFFTKNGIVKRTNLSEYQNIRSVGVRAINLDENDELVTAIIVQRDENEIFASGGEENLENREIENLDDENFENEESVNTQGKMLFAVTKKGMCIKFPLAKVREIGRVSRGVTAIKFKEKNDELVGAVVIENDEQEILSISAKGIGKRTNAGEYRLQSRGGKGVICMKLTEKTKDLISVVIVDETMDLMALTSSGKMIRVDMQSIRKAGRNTSGVIVVNVENDEVVSIAKCPKEENDEDELSDENFGLDL, translated from the coding sequence ATGGAGAATATTTTTAGCAAAGATTCTGATATTGAACTTGTAGATATAGAAAATTCTATAAAAAGTAGTTATTTAGACTATTCTATGAGTGTTATTATAGGTCGTGCTTTGCCTGACGCAAGAGATGGTTTAAAGCCTGTTCATAGAAGAATTTTATATGCTATGCAAAATGATGAGGCAAAAAGTAGAACAGATTTTGTCAAATCAGCCCGTATAGTGGGTGCTGTTATAGGTCGTTATCACCCACATGGAGATACAGCAGTTTATGATGCTTTGGTTAGAATGGCTCAAGATTTTTCTATGAGATATCCAAGTATTACAGGACAAGGCAACTTTGGATCTATAGATGGTGATAGTGCCGCTGCGATGCGTTATACTGAAGCAAAAATGAGTAAACTTTCTCATGAGCTTTTAAAAGATATAGATAAAGATACGGTCGATTTTGTTCCAAATTATGATGGTTCAGAAAGCGAACCTGATGTTTTACCTTCTAGGGTTCCAAATTTATTATTAAATGGTTCAAGTGGTATAGCTGTAGGTATGGCGACAAACATCCCACCTCATAGTTTAAATGAGTTGATAGATGGACTTTTATATTTGCTTGATAATAAAGATGCAAGCCTAGAAGAGATTATGCAGTTTATCAAAGGTCCAGATTTTCCAACAGGTGGAATAATTTATGGTAAAAAAGGTATTATAGAAGCTTATCGCACAGGACGTGGTCGCGTGAAAGTGCGAGCTAAAACTCATATTGAAAAAAAGACAAATAAAGATGTTATTGTTATCGATGAGCTTCCTTATCAAACCAATAAAGCTAGGCTTATAGAGCAGATTGCAGAGCTTGTTAAAGAAAGGCAAATTGAAGGAATATCTGAAGTAAGAGATGAGAGTAATAAAGAAGGAATCCGCGTTGTTATAGAGCTTAAACGTGAGGCTATGAGTGAAATTGTTTTAAATAATCTATTTAAATCTACCACTATGGAAAGTACTTTTGGTGTGATTATGTTGGCAATTCATAATAAAGAACCTAAAATTTTCTCTTTGTTGGAACTTTTAAATCTTTTCTTAACTCATAGAAAAACAGTTATTATTAGAAGAACGATTTTTGAACTTCAAAAGGCAAGAGCAAGAGCTCATATTTTAGAAGGTCTTAAAATTGCACTTGATAATATAGATGAAGTGATTGCTTTAATTAAAAATAGTTCTGATAATAATACCGCAAGAGATTCTTTAGTAGCTAAATTTGGTCTTAGTGAGCTTCAAGCCAATGCTATTTTGGATATGAAACTTGGTCGTTTAACAGGACTTGAAAGAGAAAAAATCGAAAATGAACTTGCAGAATTAATGAAAGAAATTGCAAGACTTGAAGAAATTTTAAAAAGTGAAACCTTGCTTGAAAATTTAATTCGCGATGAATTAAAAGAAATTAGAAGTAAATTTGATGTGCCACGTATTACTCAAATTGAAGATGATTACGATGATATTGATATTGAAGATTTGATTCCTAATGAAAATATGGTTGTAACTATCACACATCGTGGTTATATTAAGCGTGTGCCTAGTAAACAATATGAAAAACAAAAACGAGGTGGAAAAGGAAAATTAGCCGTTACGACTTATGATGATGATTTTATAGAAAGTTTCTTTACGGCAAATACACATGATACGCTTATGTTTGTAACAGATCGTGGACAGCTTTATTGGCTTAAAGTTTATAAAATTCCTGAAGGCTCAAGAACGGCTAAAGGAAAAGCAGTGGTAAATCTTATCAATTTACAAGCTGAAGAAAAAATCATGGCTATTATTCCAACCACGGATTTTGATGAGAGCAAATCTTTATGTTTCTTTACTAAAAATGGTATTGTAAAGCGTACAAATTTGAGTGAATATCAAAATATCAGAAGTGTAGGAGTTAGAGCGATCAACTTGGATGAAAATGATGAGTTGGTAACTGCTATTATTGTTCAAAGAGATGAAAATGAAATTTTTGCCAGTGGTGGTGAAGAAAATTTAGAAAATCGAGAAATTGAAAATTTAGATGATGAAAATTTTGAAAATGAAGAAAGTGTAAACACACAAGGTAAAATGCTCTTTGCAGTAACCAAAAAAGGTATGTGTATCAAATTCCCACTTGCTAAAGTGCGTGAAATCGGCCGTGTAAGTCGTGGGGTGACCGCTATTAAGTTTAAAGAGAAAAATGACGAATTAGTAGGTGCAGTTGTTATAGAAAATGATGAGCAAGAAATTTTAAGCATAAGTGCAAAAGGTATAGGAAAACGCACCAATGCTGGAGAATATAGATTGCAAAGTAGAGGTGGCAAGGGTGTAATTTGCATGAAACTTACAGAAAAAACCAAAGATCTTATTAGCGTAGTTATAGTAGATGAAACTATGGATTTGATGGCTCTTACAAGTTCAGGCAAGATGATACGTGTTGATATGCAAAGTATTAGAAAAGCAGGGCGTAATACAAGTGGCGTCATCGTTGTTAATGTGGAAAATGACGAGGTGGTTAGCATCGCTAAGTGTCCTAAAGAGGAAAATGATGAGGATGAGTTAAGCGATGAAAACTTTGGTTTAGATTTGTAA
- a CDS encoding ComF family protein — MRCINCGAFALLCFCDLCELELSEFSLNVRKLDNNFKVYSFYKYHEIQHLLHSKHYFYGYFVYKMLAKLSFAKFKDFFDPRMTINVIALDDKVEDMLYSHSAILARYLKTKFVKPVFNVLKAQNSVKYSGKSLEFRQKHKRNYKLLKTIHEPVILVDDIVTTGSSLLEAKKVLEENKISVLFALVLADAKV, encoded by the coding sequence TTGAGGTGTATAAATTGCGGAGCTTTTGCTCTGCTCTGCTTTTGTGATTTATGTGAGCTAGAGCTTTCTGAATTTTCCTTAAATGTAAGAAAGCTTGATAATAATTTCAAAGTTTATTCTTTTTATAAATACCATGAAATACAACACTTGCTTCACTCTAAACATTATTTTTATGGTTATTTTGTTTATAAAATGCTTGCTAAATTAAGTTTTGCAAAATTTAAAGATTTTTTTGATCCTAGAATGACAATTAATGTTATAGCTTTAGATGATAAGGTTGAAGATATGCTTTATTCACATTCTGCTATTTTAGCTAGATATCTTAAAACAAAATTTGTAAAACCTGTTTTTAATGTTTTAAAAGCACAAAATTCTGTGAAATATTCTGGAAAAAGTTTAGAATTTCGTCAAAAACATAAAAGAAATTACAAACTCTTAAAAACCATTCACGAACCTGTAATTTTAGTAGATGATATTGTAACAACTGGTTCTAGCCTTTTGGAAGCTAAAAAAGTTTTAGAAGAAAATAAAATTTCTGTACTTTTTGCTCTTGTTTTAGCTGATGCAAAAGTTTAA
- the mapA gene encoding outer membrane lipoprotein MapA: protein MFKKFLIFIVPILFLSACATKQDTFAQVNQISKNSQCSSCESPDGFEAKIKGLLYISDVGIQCCANKRTLDTGIALKKVYLHRFYDLKEGQKVLNAKGKKLFVDVNFNAVFYTYLKQELEARGIVVLDNNDQNSPYVSKIDLEFISYGATQDATGLHSKLVGVLQVSDINKNKKFTIRTKQDVQGFDDLKETTFYTHLLIKQMANKAASLISEL from the coding sequence ATGTTTAAAAAATTTTTGATTTTTATAGTGCCTATTTTATTTTTGAGTGCTTGTGCAACTAAACAAGATACTTTTGCTCAAGTTAATCAAATTTCTAAAAATTCTCAATGCAGTTCTTGTGAAAGTCCTGATGGCTTTGAAGCAAAGATTAAAGGGCTTTTATACATTAGCGATGTTGGAATTCAATGTTGTGCCAATAAACGCACTTTAGACACTGGTATTGCTTTAAAAAAGGTTTATTTGCATAGATTTTATGATTTAAAAGAAGGGCAAAAAGTTTTAAATGCTAAAGGGAAAAAGTTATTTGTTGATGTGAATTTTAATGCGGTATTTTATACTTATTTAAAGCAAGAACTTGAAGCTAGAGGAATAGTTGTGCTTGACAATAACGATCAAAATTCACCTTATGTGAGTAAGATTGATTTAGAATTTATATCTTATGGAGCAACTCAAGATGCTACAGGATTACATTCAAAACTAGTAGGAGTTTTACAAGTTAGCGATATAAACAAAAATAAGAAATTTACAATCCGCACCAAGCAAGATGTACAAGGTTTTGATGATCTAAAAGAAACAACTTTTTATACTCATTTGTTAATAAAACAAATGGCAAATAAAGCAGCTAGTTTAATCTCTGAACTTTGA
- the lepA gene encoding translation elongation factor 4, with product MSVKNIRNFSIIAHIDHGKSTLADRIISECGAISDRQMSSQVMDTMDIEKERGITIKAQSVRLNYKFNNENFVLNLIDTPGHVDFSYEVSRSLASCEGALLVVDASQGVEAQTIANVYIALENNLEIIPVINKIDLPNADVEKVKHEIEYIIGIDCKDAICVSAKTGVGIKELIETIITKIPAPKTDDEAPTKALIYDSWFDNYLGALALVRIYEGSIAKNDEVLVMSTDKKHIVQDLFYPHPLSPIKTQSLQSGEVGVVVLGLKTVGDVQVGDTITLVKNKAKEAIGGFEKAKAFVFAGLYPIETDKFEDLRDALDKLKLNDSSITYEPETSLALGFGFRVGFLGLLHMEVIKERLEREFNLDLIATAPTVTYEIYQTDGELVKIQNPSELPPVNKIDHIKEPYVKATIITPSEFLGNLITLLNRKRGVQVKMDYITPERVLLEYDVPLNEIVMDFYDKLKSLTKGYASFDYEPIEFRVGDLVKLDIKVAGENVDALSIIVPNEKAQSKGRELVSAMKEIVPRQLFEVAIQASIGNKIIARETVKSMGKNVTAKCYGGDITRKRKLLEKQKEGKKRMKAIGKVNLPQEAFLSVLKID from the coding sequence TTGTCGGTAAAAAATATTAGAAATTTTTCTATTATAGCTCATATAGATCATGGAAAATCTACTCTTGCAGATAGGATTATTAGTGAGTGTGGTGCTATTAGCGATAGGCAGATGAGTTCGCAAGTTATGGATACTATGGATATAGAAAAAGAGCGTGGTATCACCATAAAAGCACAATCAGTGCGTTTAAATTATAAATTTAATAATGAAAATTTTGTTTTAAATCTTATTGATACTCCTGGTCATGTAGATTTTTCTTATGAAGTGAGTCGTTCTTTGGCAAGTTGTGAAGGGGCTTTGCTTGTAGTAGATGCTTCTCAAGGTGTTGAAGCACAGACTATAGCTAATGTTTATATAGCACTTGAAAATAATCTTGAAATCATTCCTGTAATTAATAAAATCGATTTACCTAATGCTGATGTTGAAAAAGTAAAGCATGAAATCGAGTATATTATAGGTATAGATTGCAAAGATGCCATTTGCGTGAGTGCAAAAACAGGAGTGGGTATAAAAGAGCTTATAGAAACAATTATCACTAAAATCCCTGCACCAAAAACAGATGATGAAGCTCCTACTAAGGCTTTAATTTATGATTCTTGGTTTGATAATTATTTGGGTGCTTTGGCTTTGGTTAGGATTTATGAAGGAAGTATAGCTAAAAACGATGAAGTTTTAGTTATGAGTACAGATAAAAAACATATAGTTCAAGATCTTTTTTATCCCCACCCTTTAAGTCCAATTAAAACTCAATCTTTACAATCAGGTGAAGTAGGCGTGGTGGTTTTAGGGCTTAAAACCGTAGGTGATGTACAAGTAGGCGATACTATTACTTTAGTAAAAAATAAAGCTAAAGAAGCTATAGGGGGTTTTGAAAAGGCTAAAGCTTTTGTGTTCGCAGGACTTTATCCCATAGAAACGGATAAATTTGAAGATTTAAGAGATGCTTTGGATAAGCTAAAGCTTAACGATAGTTCTATTACTTATGAGCCTGAAACTTCTTTGGCTTTAGGCTTTGGCTTTAGGGTAGGGTTTTTAGGACTTTTACATATGGAAGTGATTAAAGAAAGGCTTGAGAGAGAATTTAATCTTGATTTGATTGCTACAGCTCCAACTGTGACTTATGAAATTTATCAAACCGATGGAGAGCTTGTTAAAATTCAAAATCCTAGCGAGCTTCCTCCTGTTAATAAAATCGATCATATAAAAGAGCCTTATGTTAAAGCCACTATCATTACTCCAAGTGAATTTTTAGGGAATTTAATCACTCTTTTAAATCGCAAAAGAGGAGTACAGGTTAAAATGGACTATATCACACCTGAGCGCGTTTTGCTAGAATATGATGTGCCTTTAAATGAGATTGTGATGGATTTTTATGATAAATTAAAGTCCTTAACAAAAGGCTATGCGAGTTTTGATTATGAGCCTATAGAATTTAGAGTAGGGGATTTGGTAAAACTTGATATTAAAGTGGCGGGTGAAAATGTTGATGCCTTAAGCATTATCGTGCCTAATGAAAAAGCACAAAGTAAAGGAAGAGAGCTTGTTAGTGCTATGAAAGAAATAGTTCCTAGACAGCTTTTTGAAGTGGCCATTCAAGCAAGTATTGGAAATAAAATCATCGCAAGGGAAACCGTTAAATCCATGGGTAAAAATGTGACAGCAAAATGTTATGGTGGGGATATTACTAGAAAAAGAAAGCTTTTAGAAAAGCAAAAAGAAGGTAAAAAAAGAATGAAAGCTATAGGTAAGGTAAATTTACCTCAAGAGGCTTTTTTGAGTGTTTTAAAGATAGATTGA
- the cmeD gene encoding multidrug efflux RND transporter outer membrane subunit CmeD translates to MLEKYLKSAIFLALYPLAMLASNLHEFIALSQNNESYLIKQMQSEQANLDKEQAFRNYLPSLSLNSAYVANNKDRFIIDPQESLFAKVSLNFLLFDGGAREANLRALESKKKLSLLDKEQSKNYLALNAITLYFNTLSLKKILLANQQKVAFLKSTFERLQKFYDAGLSPKDELESIKAKYHLSLLELSQNELKLANIQKEIKILSDTDFKVQGNAFLENPQQEKSQNYEVMIAKEQINLAKESVNLAKAEYFPKFYIQDNFNFYKNNYNPKVPAPFVNLADQFLEKYSQGNQFILGMEWKIFDFNARAKEVEKERLNVQIANANARFSERKNKEELNYLDKSLKVLQEQILALNLSLNAANLAFESVDKKYQAGLVSYVEYLQALEAKFKAQSDLELAKNEFEITKANYYFNAGIDLNSKVKE, encoded by the coding sequence ATGCTTGAAAAATATTTAAAATCAGCTATATTTTTAGCTCTTTATCCCTTAGCAATGTTAGCTTCTAATTTGCACGAATTTATAGCACTAAGTCAAAATAATGAATCCTATCTCATTAAGCAAATGCAAAGCGAACAAGCAAATTTAGACAAAGAACAAGCTTTTAGAAATTACCTACCCTCTCTTAGTCTAAACTCAGCTTATGTAGCCAACAATAAAGATCGCTTCATTATCGATCCACAAGAAAGTTTATTTGCTAAAGTTTCTCTTAATTTTTTACTTTTTGATGGGGGTGCTAGAGAGGCTAATTTAAGAGCTTTAGAAAGCAAAAAAAAATTAAGCCTTTTAGACAAAGAACAAAGCAAAAATTACCTTGCCTTAAATGCAATCACACTTTATTTTAACACCCTAAGTCTTAAAAAAATTTTACTAGCAAATCAACAAAAAGTAGCTTTTTTAAAATCAACTTTTGAAAGATTGCAAAAATTTTACGACGCAGGACTTAGCCCTAAAGATGAACTTGAAAGCATTAAAGCTAAATACCATTTAAGCTTATTAGAACTCAGTCAAAATGAATTAAAACTTGCCAATATACAAAAAGAGATTAAAATTTTAAGTGATACAGATTTTAAAGTGCAAGGGAATGCTTTTTTAGAAAATCCGCAACAAGAAAAAAGTCAAAACTATGAAGTAATGATAGCTAAAGAACAAATCAATCTTGCTAAAGAAAGTGTAAATTTAGCAAAAGCTGAATATTTTCCAAAATTTTATATTCAAGATAATTTTAACTTTTATAAAAACAATTATAATCCAAAAGTTCCAGCTCCTTTTGTAAACTTAGCAGATCAATTCTTAGAAAAATATTCTCAAGGTAATCAGTTTATTTTAGGTATGGAATGGAAAATTTTTGATTTCAATGCAAGGGCTAAAGAAGTTGAAAAAGAGCGTTTAAACGTTCAAATAGCCAATGCAAACGCAAGATTTAGTGAGAGAAAAAATAAAGAAGAATTAAATTATTTAGACAAAAGTTTAAAAGTTTTACAAGAACAAATTTTAGCTCTTAATCTTAGCTTAAATGCTGCAAATTTGGCTTTTGAAAGTGTAGATAAAAAATACCAAGCAGGACTTGTTTCTTATGTGGAATATCTTCAAGCTTTAGAGGCTAAATTTAAAGCACAAAGCGATTTAGAGCTTGCTAAAAATGAATTTGAAATTACTAAAGCAAATTATTATTTTAATGCGGGTATAGATCTTAATTCAAAGGTTAAAGAATGA
- the cmeE gene encoding multidrug efflux RND transporter periplasmic adaptor subunit CmeE, whose protein sequence is MKKIIFLLLAFNYAFGEEIYASFNVEASKQSKLALESIGLVQKIPVEIGQKVSKGELLLALDQESEKIALQNAQNSYQLALVEYENTKSRMQKIKAVENVIDKQSYEDMKAKFDAANLNLIKAKINIAYYKNIMAKKELRAPYDAIIANKFIQVGEGVGGVAQPLIEIFSYPQSKLILSFDEKYKDKVKLGDDFFYKIDQNGTEFKGQISLIYPSIEVKTRKIYAEVQTTNLTPGLFGEGRIITKD, encoded by the coding sequence ATGAAAAAAATTATATTTTTACTTCTTGCTTTTAATTACGCCTTTGGCGAAGAAATTTACGCGAGTTTCAATGTAGAAGCATCAAAACAAAGCAAGCTTGCCCTTGAAAGCATAGGTTTAGTTCAAAAAATTCCTGTAGAAATTGGACAAAAAGTCAGCAAAGGAGAACTTTTACTTGCTCTTGATCAAGAAAGTGAAAAAATAGCTCTTCAAAATGCTCAAAATTCTTATCAACTTGCCCTTGTAGAATACGAAAATACCAAAAGCAGAATGCAAAAAATCAAAGCTGTAGAAAATGTTATAGACAAACAAAGCTATGAAGATATGAAAGCTAAATTTGATGCAGCTAATTTAAATTTAATCAAAGCAAAAATCAATATAGCTTATTATAAAAATATCATGGCAAAAAAAGAATTGCGTGCACCTTATGATGCTATTATCGCAAACAAATTTATACAAGTGGGCGAAGGAGTAGGAGGAGTAGCTCAACCTTTAATAGAAATTTTTTCCTATCCGCAAAGCAAACTGATTTTAAGTTTTGATGAAAAATACAAAGATAAAGTTAAATTAGGTGATGATTTCTTTTATAAAATCGATCAAAATGGCACAGAATTTAAAGGACAAATCAGTCTTATTTATCCAAGTATAGAGGTAAAAACAAGAAAAATTTATGCTGAAGTGCAAACCACAAATTTAACACCAGGGCTTTTTGGTGAAGGTAGAATTATCACTAAAGATTAA